The following proteins come from a genomic window of Lycium ferocissimum isolate CSIRO_LF1 chromosome 4, AGI_CSIRO_Lferr_CH_V1, whole genome shotgun sequence:
- the LOC132053055 gene encoding myosin-9-like isoform X2 encodes MQGIPVNITVGSHVWIEDPSVAWIDAQVLEVNGQEVQVQTSDGRTVVATLSKTYPKDEDAPDGGVDDMTELSYLHEPGVLHNLATRYQLNEIYTYTGSILIAINPFQKLPDLYDGHMMQKYKGVPLGKLSPHVFAIADAAYRAMINEGKSNSILVSGESGAGKTETTKMLMRYLAYLGGHKGTQRRTVEQQVLESNPVLEAFGNAKTVRNNNSSRFGKFVEIQFDKNGRISGAAIRTYLLERSRVCQVSDPERNYHCFYLLCAAPQEEIKRYKLGDPKSFRYLNQSNCYELVGVNDAHDYLEIRRAMDIVGISEKEQEAIFSVVASVLHLGNIEFAKGDEIDSSVVKDDKSRFHLQTTAELLMCDVTALEDALLRRVMVTPEEVIKRSLDPEAAAVSRDGLAKTLYSRLFDWLVDKINNSIGQDPNSKYLIGVLDIYGFESFKSNSFEQFCINYTNEKLQQHFNQHMFKMEQEEYTKEEIDWSYIEFVDNQDVLDLIEKKPGGIIALLDEACMFPKSTHETFSQKLYQIFKTNKRFIKPKLSRTDFTIAHYAGEVQYQSDQFLDKNKDYVVPEHQDLLSASKCPFVVGLFPPVSEESTKSSSKSSKFSSIGARFKLQLQSLMETLNSTEPHYIRCVKPNSLLKPAIFENVNIMQQLRCGGVLEAIRISCAGYPTHKTFSEFMNRFGLLAPEVSEEHVDEEVACKKILEKTGLAGYQIGKTKVFLRAGQMAELDEHRAVKLSAAVKTIQKETRSHISRRYYVSLQKAAICLQSLCRARFAFKLYVTLKREAASLRIQTKFRGHLARKSYTKLKLAAIAFQTGIRVAAARAKFRYEKQTRGAVIIQAYERRHKLFSYYKKLIWASILTQCRWRGIVARRELRKLKMASRETGALKEAKDKLEKQVEELRLQLQLEKRLRVIYLWNWKRKRTSK; translated from the exons ATGCAGGGCATTCCAGTAAATATCACTGTAGGTTCTCATGTGTGGATTGAGGATCCATCAGTTGCTTGGATTGATGCACAAGTATTAGAGGTTAACGGACAGGAAGTTCAGGTTCAGACCTCTGATGGGAGGACG GTTGTAGCAACTTTATCAAAAACTTACCCCAAGGATGAAGATGCTCCCGATGGAGGAGTGGATGACATGACTGAACTTTCATATCTGCATGAGCCTGGAGTCTTACATAATTTGGCAACAAGATATCAACTTAATGAAATCTAT ACATATACTGGAAGTATTCTTATAGCCATTAATCCGTTCCAAAAGCTGCCTGATTTATATGATGGACACATGATGCAAAAATACAAAGGAGTACCACTTGGTAAACTAAGTCCTCATGTCTTTGCTATTGCTGATGCTGCTTACAG GGCAATGATCAATGAGGGTAAAAGCAATTCTATATTGGTTAGTGGTGAAAGCGGTGCTGGTAAGACTGAAACTACTAAAATGCTTATGCGCTATCTTGCCTATTTGGGTGGCCATAAAGGCACTCAAAGGCGGACTGTGGAACAGCAAGTACTGGAG TCTAATCCAGTACTTGAAGCATTTGGCAATGCCAAAACAGTTAGAAATAACAATTCAAG CCGTTTCGGTAAATTTGTGGAGATTCAGTTTGACAAGAATGGAAGAATATCCGGTGCAGCTATTAGGACGTATCTCCTTGAAAGATCTCGAGTTTGCCAAGTTTCAGACCCTGAACGGAACTATCATTGTTTCTATCTTCTCTGTGCAGCACCCCAGGAG GAGATCAAAAGGTATAAGTTAGGCGATCCCAAATCATTTCGCTATCTCAATCAATCAAATTGCTATGAACTAGTAGGTGTTAATGATGCTCATGACTATCTTGAGATAAGGAGGGcaatggatattgttggaattaGCGAGAAAGAGCAG GAGGCAATTTTTAGTGTTGTGGCTTCTGTTCTTCATCTTGGTAATATAGAGTTCGCAAAGGGTGATGAAATTGATTCATCAGTTGTGAAAGATGACAAATCTAGGTTTCATCTTCAAACTACTGCCGAGCTTCTGAT GTGTGATGTTACCGCACTGGAGGATGCCCTATTAAGACGTGTAATGGTCACTCCTGAAGAAGTTATAAAGAGAAGTCTTGATCCTGAAGCTGCAGCCGTAAGCAGAGATGGCTTAGCTAAAACATTATATTCTCGGTTATTCGACTG GTTGGTGGACAAAATAAATAACTCCATTGGGCAAGATCCTAACTCAAAATATCTAATTGGTGTTCTTGACATTTATGGTTTTGAAAGTTTCAAAAGTAATAG TTTTGAACAATTCTGTATTAATTATACAAATGAGAAGCTGCAGCAACATTTTAACCAG CACATGTTCAAGATGGAGCAGGAGGAATACACTAAGGAAGAGATAGATTGGAGCTATATAGAATTTGTGGACAACCAGGATGTTCTAGATCTTATTGAAAAG AAACCTGGCGGCATCATTGCTCTTCTTGATGAAGCCTG TATGTTCCCCAAGTCAACTCATGAAACATTCTCGCAAAAGCTTTATCAGATATTCAAGACCAACAAACGCTTTATCAAACCAAAATTGTCCCGCACTGATTTTACCATTGCTCATTATGCTGGAGAG GTTCAATATCAGTCTGATCAATTTTTGGATAAGAACAAAGACTATGTTGTTCCTGAACATCAGGATTTGTTAAGTGCTTCTAAATGCCCATTTGTAGTGGGCCTTTTTCCTCCTGTTTCTGAGGAGTCAACTAAATCTTCATCCAAATCTTCCAAGTTCTCATCCATTGGTGCTCGTTTCAAG TTACAACTCCAATCATTGATGGAAACTCTGAATTCTACAGAACCTCATTATATCAGATGCGTGAAGCCTAACAGTCTTTTGAAACCTGCAATATTTGAGAATGTTAACATTATGCAGCAGCTACGTTGTGGT GGTGTTCTAGAGGCAATTAGAATTAGTTGTGCTGGCTATCCTACGCATAAGACATTTTCTGAGTTTATGAATCGATTTGGTCTTCTTGCTCCAGAGGTCTCGGAAGAGCA TGTTGATGAAGAAGTTGCGTGCAAAAAGATACTAGAAAAGACGGGGCTTGCTGGTTATCAG ATTGGAAAAACAAAGGTTTTCCTGAGAGCAGGGCAGATGGCCGAGTTAGATGAACACAGAGCAGTAAAGCTATCCGCTGCAGTTAAGACAATACAAAAGGAAACTAGATCTCATATTTCTAGGAGATATTATGTTTCTTTGCAGAAGGCTGCAATTTGCTTACAATCCTTGTGTCGAg CAAGGTTTGCTTTCAAATTGTATGTCACCTTGAAAAGAGAGGCTGCTTCTCTCAGAATCCAAACAAAGTTTCGTGGACATTTGGCCAGAAAATCCTACACCAAACTTAAATTAGCAGCCATCGCTTTTCAGACTGGAATTCGAGTGGCAGCTGCACGAGCTAAGTTCAGATATGAAAAACAAACGAGGGGAGCAGTTATTATACAG GCCTATGAGCGTCGTCACAAACTCTTTTCATACTATAAGAAGCTCATATGGGCATCAATCCTAACACAATGCAGATGGAGGGGAATTGTCGCGAGGAGGGAGCTTCGCAAACTAAAGATG GCTTCAAGAGAAACAGGCGCACTTAAAGAGGCAAAGGATAAGCTTGAAAAGCAGGTTGAAGAACTTAGATTGCAGTTGCAGTTGGAGAAACGTCTAAGGGTGATATACTT ATGGAATTGGAAGAGGAAAAGGACCAGCAAATAG
- the LOC132053055 gene encoding myosin-11-like isoform X1, whose translation MQGIPVNITVGSHVWIEDPSVAWIDAQVLEVNGQEVQVQTSDGRTVVATLSKTYPKDEDAPDGGVDDMTELSYLHEPGVLHNLATRYQLNEIYTYTGSILIAINPFQKLPDLYDGHMMQKYKGVPLGKLSPHVFAIADAAYRAMINEGKSNSILVSGESGAGKTETTKMLMRYLAYLGGHKGTQRRTVEQQVLESNPVLEAFGNAKTVRNNNSSRFGKFVEIQFDKNGRISGAAIRTYLLERSRVCQVSDPERNYHCFYLLCAAPQEEIKRYKLGDPKSFRYLNQSNCYELVGVNDAHDYLEIRRAMDIVGISEKEQEAIFSVVASVLHLGNIEFAKGDEIDSSVVKDDKSRFHLQTTAELLMCDVTALEDALLRRVMVTPEEVIKRSLDPEAAAVSRDGLAKTLYSRLFDWLVDKINNSIGQDPNSKYLIGVLDIYGFESFKSNSFEQFCINYTNEKLQQHFNQHMFKMEQEEYTKEEIDWSYIEFVDNQDVLDLIEKKPGGIIALLDEACMFPKSTHETFSQKLYQIFKTNKRFIKPKLSRTDFTIAHYAGEVQYQSDQFLDKNKDYVVPEHQDLLSASKCPFVVGLFPPVSEESTKSSSKSSKFSSIGARFKLQLQSLMETLNSTEPHYIRCVKPNSLLKPAIFENVNIMQQLRCGGVLEAIRISCAGYPTHKTFSEFMNRFGLLAPEVSEEHVDEEVACKKILEKTGLAGYQIGKTKVFLRAGQMAELDEHRAVKLSAAVKTIQKETRSHISRRYYVSLQKAAICLQSLCRARFAFKLYVTLKREAASLRIQTKFRGHLARKSYTKLKLAAIAFQTGIRVAAARAKFRYEKQTRGAVIIQAYERRHKLFSYYKKLIWASILTQCRWRGIVARRELRKLKMASRETGALKEAKDKLEKQVEELRLQLQLEKRLRMELEEEKDQQIAKLQNSLHDMQRKVNETNTMPIREHEAAPKAIEGDSSIVEKKPIDSSIVEKKPVPVEDDERIEALTAEVENLKVLYQKEKQRADDSERKSAEVQESNKEKCRKLEETERKVQQLQDSVNRYLLQGVLLGMLYSRRIT comes from the exons ATGCAGGGCATTCCAGTAAATATCACTGTAGGTTCTCATGTGTGGATTGAGGATCCATCAGTTGCTTGGATTGATGCACAAGTATTAGAGGTTAACGGACAGGAAGTTCAGGTTCAGACCTCTGATGGGAGGACG GTTGTAGCAACTTTATCAAAAACTTACCCCAAGGATGAAGATGCTCCCGATGGAGGAGTGGATGACATGACTGAACTTTCATATCTGCATGAGCCTGGAGTCTTACATAATTTGGCAACAAGATATCAACTTAATGAAATCTAT ACATATACTGGAAGTATTCTTATAGCCATTAATCCGTTCCAAAAGCTGCCTGATTTATATGATGGACACATGATGCAAAAATACAAAGGAGTACCACTTGGTAAACTAAGTCCTCATGTCTTTGCTATTGCTGATGCTGCTTACAG GGCAATGATCAATGAGGGTAAAAGCAATTCTATATTGGTTAGTGGTGAAAGCGGTGCTGGTAAGACTGAAACTACTAAAATGCTTATGCGCTATCTTGCCTATTTGGGTGGCCATAAAGGCACTCAAAGGCGGACTGTGGAACAGCAAGTACTGGAG TCTAATCCAGTACTTGAAGCATTTGGCAATGCCAAAACAGTTAGAAATAACAATTCAAG CCGTTTCGGTAAATTTGTGGAGATTCAGTTTGACAAGAATGGAAGAATATCCGGTGCAGCTATTAGGACGTATCTCCTTGAAAGATCTCGAGTTTGCCAAGTTTCAGACCCTGAACGGAACTATCATTGTTTCTATCTTCTCTGTGCAGCACCCCAGGAG GAGATCAAAAGGTATAAGTTAGGCGATCCCAAATCATTTCGCTATCTCAATCAATCAAATTGCTATGAACTAGTAGGTGTTAATGATGCTCATGACTATCTTGAGATAAGGAGGGcaatggatattgttggaattaGCGAGAAAGAGCAG GAGGCAATTTTTAGTGTTGTGGCTTCTGTTCTTCATCTTGGTAATATAGAGTTCGCAAAGGGTGATGAAATTGATTCATCAGTTGTGAAAGATGACAAATCTAGGTTTCATCTTCAAACTACTGCCGAGCTTCTGAT GTGTGATGTTACCGCACTGGAGGATGCCCTATTAAGACGTGTAATGGTCACTCCTGAAGAAGTTATAAAGAGAAGTCTTGATCCTGAAGCTGCAGCCGTAAGCAGAGATGGCTTAGCTAAAACATTATATTCTCGGTTATTCGACTG GTTGGTGGACAAAATAAATAACTCCATTGGGCAAGATCCTAACTCAAAATATCTAATTGGTGTTCTTGACATTTATGGTTTTGAAAGTTTCAAAAGTAATAG TTTTGAACAATTCTGTATTAATTATACAAATGAGAAGCTGCAGCAACATTTTAACCAG CACATGTTCAAGATGGAGCAGGAGGAATACACTAAGGAAGAGATAGATTGGAGCTATATAGAATTTGTGGACAACCAGGATGTTCTAGATCTTATTGAAAAG AAACCTGGCGGCATCATTGCTCTTCTTGATGAAGCCTG TATGTTCCCCAAGTCAACTCATGAAACATTCTCGCAAAAGCTTTATCAGATATTCAAGACCAACAAACGCTTTATCAAACCAAAATTGTCCCGCACTGATTTTACCATTGCTCATTATGCTGGAGAG GTTCAATATCAGTCTGATCAATTTTTGGATAAGAACAAAGACTATGTTGTTCCTGAACATCAGGATTTGTTAAGTGCTTCTAAATGCCCATTTGTAGTGGGCCTTTTTCCTCCTGTTTCTGAGGAGTCAACTAAATCTTCATCCAAATCTTCCAAGTTCTCATCCATTGGTGCTCGTTTCAAG TTACAACTCCAATCATTGATGGAAACTCTGAATTCTACAGAACCTCATTATATCAGATGCGTGAAGCCTAACAGTCTTTTGAAACCTGCAATATTTGAGAATGTTAACATTATGCAGCAGCTACGTTGTGGT GGTGTTCTAGAGGCAATTAGAATTAGTTGTGCTGGCTATCCTACGCATAAGACATTTTCTGAGTTTATGAATCGATTTGGTCTTCTTGCTCCAGAGGTCTCGGAAGAGCA TGTTGATGAAGAAGTTGCGTGCAAAAAGATACTAGAAAAGACGGGGCTTGCTGGTTATCAG ATTGGAAAAACAAAGGTTTTCCTGAGAGCAGGGCAGATGGCCGAGTTAGATGAACACAGAGCAGTAAAGCTATCCGCTGCAGTTAAGACAATACAAAAGGAAACTAGATCTCATATTTCTAGGAGATATTATGTTTCTTTGCAGAAGGCTGCAATTTGCTTACAATCCTTGTGTCGAg CAAGGTTTGCTTTCAAATTGTATGTCACCTTGAAAAGAGAGGCTGCTTCTCTCAGAATCCAAACAAAGTTTCGTGGACATTTGGCCAGAAAATCCTACACCAAACTTAAATTAGCAGCCATCGCTTTTCAGACTGGAATTCGAGTGGCAGCTGCACGAGCTAAGTTCAGATATGAAAAACAAACGAGGGGAGCAGTTATTATACAG GCCTATGAGCGTCGTCACAAACTCTTTTCATACTATAAGAAGCTCATATGGGCATCAATCCTAACACAATGCAGATGGAGGGGAATTGTCGCGAGGAGGGAGCTTCGCAAACTAAAGATG GCTTCAAGAGAAACAGGCGCACTTAAAGAGGCAAAGGATAAGCTTGAAAAGCAGGTTGAAGAACTTAGATTGCAGTTGCAGTTGGAGAAACGTCTAAGG ATGGAATTGGAAGAGGAAAAGGACCAGCAAATAGCAAAATTGCAGAATTCATTGCACGACATGCAAAGAAAAGTGAATGAAACAAATACAATGCCCATCAGGGAACACGAAGCTGCTCCAAAAGCAATTGAAGGAGACTCTTCAATTGTTGAAAAGAAACCAATAGACTCTTCAATTGTTGAAAAGAAGCCTGTTCCAGTTGAGGATGACGAAAGAATTGAAGCTTTAACTGCGGAAGTGGAAAATTTAAAG GTGTTATATCAAAAAGAAAAGCAGCGTGCTGATGATTCTGAAAGGAAAAGTGCTGAAGTTCAGGAATCAAATAAAGAGAAGTGCCGGAAGTTAGAAGAAACTGAAAGAAAAGTTCAACAACTTCAGGATTCTGTTAACAG ATATCTTTTACAAGGAGTGCTGCTTGGGATGCTATACTCACGGCGCATAACCTGA